ataatatgagaaattacatatattttcttttgactaAGTaagtaaatgaataaatatatgAAACACCATCTCCTTCATTAACTTGCTAAGTATTTTGATtgagaaaaaaactaaaattttgaaaaaagatatatactaattatatatattaatttttttaataagttgaTTTTCCTAACatcttataaaattatattaagataatataaatatgatattaaatataaataaaataaaataaaaactttatatatatatatatattaattcttttagtcctaaatttttgttgtaatgCACAATATATATACCTGTACCTATGTCAaattacatttaattttttatttatttatggaaagTTCTTatctttttaatctttaatcGAATGAAATGTGTACATGTCCTACACCATATATATTTTGTCTAATATATTACTAACTATAAATCTCCAAGACAATAATTATCTAATTATTATAACACCCAAATTTTCATTACTATTATAATAGTAATGAAAATTTGGGTGTTATAATATCGATGCAAAGTTTTTTATAAGAAGAAATATGGGTGTAATTATTCATTATTAGTTGAATGTACTCTTTCCAGGATTGCCACTTTCTATGATCCTCCTTATGTTCATGAGTATATTTATATGcaacaattttattcaattcGTATATCCCATGgaattttatagttcatagtgATTTCCCCCCCGCCCCCCAAACAATAGAATTTCATTTAGGTTgatgaagaaaatattataagtaTATGGAGAGGCCACTGGTACCACTGATGAAATGGTCAATATACAATGATTCGGggtaggttttttattttattttattacatactAGTGTGATAAGTTTTACCCAAATGATTTTTTGATCCATGTTGCCACAAACTTCAAGAACATAGACATAACCGTTACATGAAATTGCTAAGTTTATTGTTGTttggaattttaattgaaattaattctcTTGTTTTGATTGGGTAAATTCTTACAACATTAAAGTGATTGTAATGGGTTTTCTTCCCatgaagtaaaaaataaatcaattgaGAAATTGTCTATTAACTTAACACTTTGATGAAATATATACTATAGAATCTAAATTGTAAAAATTCCAACATTTgctataataatattttattatcccATTGACAGCCTCTGCTTGCTTTGGAAATCAAGACCAAGGTAGCAATGTAGCTGGAGTAAGTGATTATTTATGGGACGGTGGAGCAGCATGTGGGACATTGCTCACGGTCGTATGCACCAGTCCTACGTACAAACCAGGGTGAGCCACAACCATGCTCAGGTGATTCCGCCACAGTTATAATTATCGATCATAATCCAGGTGCTGCAACAATTATTAATCTCTCTGCAGATGCTTTTGCCGCAATAGCTGATCCTAATGCAGGATCGGTCTATGTTAATGTTGATCCATATCCTAGTTAATTCGTAAGCCCAAATCACCAAACTTTATACTTTTTCTGCTTAAGGCATGTATAACTTACGAGAATAAGAACATAACAATACATATATGGTTACTTTTGTATTTGCAGAGTCACCACTTGAAGTTGACAGTGCATGGCCTCTCATAGTAAAAGTTTGAGATATATATGAAGTTGATCATGATGGAAATATCTATGTTTCAAGCCTAGGAAGTTATCATGATACTATTTAAATAAGCATCTCATGTgttgttcaaaataataatgaacTAGGAGTATCTTATGGAATAATGTATTTCcttatatttgtgtgtgtgtgtgtgttttttttttgaaatcttttaATAACAATTGTGTTATCAAGCTTCTATTATGTTGTCCATATAAagcttatattatatttttgaattgaaaatattttattatattcaaaatatattggAATCATAATTCATTCATATCATACAACTAATAAAGTCATTATCAGTgtaaaatgtaataaataagaCGTTTGTAAGAGTACTTGCATCAATTAATGCAAAATAGAAAGTGGacaattttagtattttatacatattttctcAAAACCTACTAACATCAATCCATCTATAGCACTATACATATCCATTTTTGCTACGGTAAATGTGTATATTAACATGGTTACTGTAACTttctatttgattattttaattttttttcctctcctctcTTATCTTATTTGATTCTCTCTCAtcccctttttctctttcctctctcatccgattctctctcttcccctaCTGTCTTCCTCTTTTATGTTCTCTTGAATCCAGCAAGAAAATCTATACAGCTTATCAAATTCTTCAAACTCATTCTAAATCTAGATCCCAAACTCATCAAACACATATGAATTATAACCCAAATTGTGAAAGAAGAAgtagaggaaaaagaagaagaacacaaagaagaagaagtagaagcaATAACGACAACAGAAAACCCATTCACTTAATTTGTAACCCATTTCacctcaaaataaaaaacccatgTTTGGGTCATGGGTGTAATAGCcaacacgagagagagagagagagagagagagagagagagagagagagagagagagagagagagagagagagagagagagagtgtgtgtgtgtgtgtgtgtgtgttcaggTGGGGTagttgtgaaataattttaaaatgtgagaaaatgagTTTAAATAAAGGGgatgtaaaatagatattttgatgtgggtgttttttgcAAAGTGTgcgtaaaatagaaaattaggtttttatactaaaatagacacAAAATTTTAGACAGATTGATGCAAATACTCTAAACTCACATTGAATGAATATGCAAATAATTcgtataaaaaagaaaactgtgAACCAGAAAACCATAATAAAACTAGGTTATAATTAACATGTTCTTATGAAAGTAAACAATCAACACTAGTGATGATCTTTTCTTTTGGGAATTCCTCTAAGTGACCGTATTATCCCAGACAAGTTGGTATGGCTCCCATCCACGAATGGTACTTATACAACTCGTAGCGCCTATAGACTAGTAGTAAGGGTGGCTAGGAATCTGTAACCTAGTTGTTCATCACAAGTCAAGAACCATGTTTTGTGGACTGGTATTTGGAAGCTTCAAGTTCCTCATCGAGTTAAAAGTTTTCTTTGGCGAGCATCTCATAATGCTTTACCTACCTTGTGTAATTTGTGGAGGCGTAAGGTGATTTCCTTTTCTACTTGCTCTGGTTGTCAATGTGAAAATGAGGACACAATACATGCACTATGGTACTGTAGCTCTCTGTTGGTTATATGGAagaatgatgccatgttcatgAAGTTGTTTCGGTATGAATTTCGTGGCTTTGATGCTTTGCTGGGACTGATGTTTACCATGAGGGATCAGATTAATACAGATTTGTTAGTGTTGATTTTCTGGTTGATTTGGAGAAATAGGAACGCTGTCAAGCTTAAAGAGCAGAGGGTTGAGTTGCATCAGATCAGGGACAAAGCAGAGGACCTGCTCTCAGATTTCCTAGATGCCCAAATCTTTCAAATCCGAGCTATTATGCCCAGTAATAGATTAGTGCGTTGGACTCCCCCGATTTTGCCTCAtgccaaaattaattttgatacaACACTTTTCAAGGAGTTGGGTTCTGCAGGAATTGGCATTGTAGTCCAAAACACTTTAGGTTTAGTCAGTGTTGCATTGTCTCAACGAGTCCCTCTCCCTTTCTTTGCAGCTACGGTTGAAGCTTTGGCTTGTCGAAGGGCTATGGAGCTTGCAAAAGAAATTTTTGCATTGGATTGCAGCTTTGAAGGTGATGCCGAGGTCCTTATTAAGGCTATTTGTAAGAAAGATGTTAGCAACCCTGAGTATGGTCATGTCATTGAGGATATTCTTGTATTAGTTAGGGACTTTCACTTTAGTTCTTTCAATCATGTTAAAAGATCAGGCAATCAAGTTGCCCATCATTTAGCTAGACGCTCTAAGTCTGGTTTGATACCATTCCTGAAGATATAGCTCCTCTAGTTGTTCATGATGTTTTGTAATCTCTTTAGTTTCTTTGAAGAAAGTTTGCCCTCAGGGCggttaactcaaaaaaaaaaaaaaaaactagtgatGATCATATTGTAATACCTACTTAAGTGAAGTTATAATCTCAACCGGTCTTCTATATCTTTACATATTAAGGagaaatcttaaaaaaaaaaaaaaaagattagaaaagaaGCAAACACTTTGAGTCATAATTCTCATGGCCTGCTAAGAAGAGTGAGAATAGGGGTGTGCTCGGTTCGATTTCGGTCGGTTTTTATGGGTATGGCTAACCAAAATCGAATATTTCGGTGTGTGAAATTCTCAACCGAAACCGACCGAAATGGATGGAAATCAATCGGTTTCGGCCggttttcaattttccaaaGAGAGGGTTATTgagaaagaaatatttttgACAAACACAGTAAAAACACAGAGTTACAGACCCTGTTTTCAACCTAAAATACAGAGCAACACCTGTTTTCAACACAAAAATACAAAGCAACACATTAAAAACCATAAAACTCAAACTAAAATTAGCAGctacaaagaaacaaaataaaaaacaaacatcaCGCCATCACGGGATGACACAAAACCCATGGAATTTTAGTACAAGCATGGGTGATTTGGGATGAGAGAAACAAAATCAAGAAGAGGACATACCATAGCAAGAAACGAAGAGACCGAATCGGTACAAGCATGGGTGATTTGGGATGAGAGACAAAATCAAGAAGAAGACATACCATAGTAGAGACTAAATCGATGctggagagggagagaaaattgGGTGAGGGACTAAGGGGTGTGTGTTTGTGAGAGGGAGCGAGGATTGGGTGAGGGGCGGCTAGGgttctaatttatatataagatgctagggtttaaaattaaaaaaaaaaaaaaaaaactcagaatGGAGAGGTGAAGGCTCAAACTAGTGATCTAGTGATTGATGCGAGTGCAGTTTTCCACTAAGCTAGTTCCTCTGATATGTTTTAAActtacatatatttatatatattggtcGGTTCAGTTGGTTTCGGTGTGAAAAAATCTAGCACCGAAACCAGAACTGAAATATTCGGTTTCCAAAAATTCAAACCGAAACCGAACTGCACCGCACCGAAACCGAACCGAAAAATTGAACTCGATTCGGTGGGTTTTGGCTGGTTTTTTCGATTCATCAGTTTTTTGCACATCCCTAAGTGAGAACATATAATTAAATTGTggacattttaaaa
This genomic stretch from Castanea sativa cultivar Marrone di Chiusa Pesio chromosome 1, ASM4071231v1 harbors:
- the LOC142635812 gene encoding uncharacterized protein LOC142635812; its protein translation is MFMKLFRYEFRGFDALLGLMFTMRDQINTDLLVLIFWLIWRNRNAVKLKEQRVELHQIRDKAEDLLSDFLDAQIFQIRAIMPSNRLVRWTPPILPHAKINFDTTLFKELGSAGIGIVVQNTLGLVSVALSQRVPLPFFAATVEALACRRAMELAKEIFALDCSFEGDAEVLIKAICKKDVSNPEYGHVIEDILVLVRDFHFSSFNHVKRSGNQVAHHLARRSKSGLIPFLKI